In Ktedonobacterales bacterium, the genomic stretch GCAATAGACCAGTTAATTAATGAATTGCAGCAGCAGGGAACGCTGCTGCCGAGCAATCTTCTGTCCAGCTTGCACAGCAGCAGGGATGATCTGCGGGTGCTGGCGCGCCAGGCATTGCAGCAGCAGGCGATTCTGCGACTGACGCCAACCGCCACGACGGCTGAAGCGCATGTAGCCTGGATTGCGGTGAAGTCTCAGGCGACAGCGGAGCAGGTACTGGCGCAGTTGCAGCAAGGCGCGAGCTTTGAGGCGCTGGCGCAGAAATATTCCCAGGATGCGACGCGCTCCACTGGCGGCGACGCTGGCGCTTTCGTGCCAGGGCAGAATCCGCCTGCGCTAGAGAGCGTTATTTTTGGGGCGCCGCTCAATAAAGTGATCGGACCAGTTGCGGTTGCGACGCCCAGGGATCGGCTGTGTTTTGCCTCGTCGCCTGGCGTGGAGCCGCCCATCAGCGCCCCGCAAGCGCCAAACATGTTCTATGTCGTGAAAGTCCTCTCGCGGGACACGACACCCATCTTCAATGTATCCAATCAGCCAAATCTGGCGCAGGATGCGGCCTTTAGGCGCTGGGTGCGGCAGGGCGCGAACATTCAGGTGCTGATTGATTTTTAATTTCAATATCCTCTTTTCAATATCTTCAAATCAGCGAACGCCGAACAGGTCAATTGATTTTGCATAGGAGCGATATTCATGGCGGCTGAGATCGTGATTCTGGGGTTGGGGCCAGGGCGCTGGGAAGATTTGACCCTGGAGGCGCAAGCGGCGCTGGAAACAGCGGCGTCTGCTGGGCAGATCATCTATTTTCGGACGCTGCGGCATCCCACCGTTGAGGCGATTCAGGCGCGCTATCCGAAGCTGGCAGCGCGATCATTTGACGCGCTCTACGAGCAGAGTGAGACCTGGGACAGCCTCTATACAGAGATGGCGCGGCAGGTCTGCACCGCTGCCACAGCCGCCGAGCAGCATCATGGGCAGGTGATCTACGCGGTTCCGGGGCACCCGCTGGTAGGGGAGCGTTCGGCGTCCATTGTGCGACGGCTGGCGGCAGAGCAGGGCATTGCGACGCGGCTGGTAGCGGGCCTCTCGTTTCTGGAGCCGGTCTGCGCGGCGCTGGGCGTGGACCCGATGGATGGCCTGCAAGTGCTAGACGCGACAGAGTTGGCGGGCATGGGGCCAGAGCGCGTAACGGCGGCGGTCATTCCGACGCGGCCCGCGCTGGTGGCGCAGGTCTATAACCGACGGCTGGCAAGCGGCGTGAAGCTGGCGCTGGGCGAATTGTATCCCGATGATTGGGAGGCGCAGTTGGTGCGCGCCGCTGGCATGCCAGGAGACGAAGCGGTTGTGTCGCTGAAGCTGTATGAACTGGATCGCGGGGACCATGCCGATCATCTCACCTGCCTCTATCTGCCTCCGCTCGACCCGCTGACCCCGCTGCGCGCGCCAGAGACGCTGCGCTACATCACCCAACGCCTGCGTGGGCCGGATGGCTGCCCCTGGGATAAGAAGCAGACGCACCATTCGCTCAAGCGTTACGTGCTGGAGGAGGCGTATGAGGTAGCCGATGTGCTGGATGAGATCGGCCCGACGCCGCTGCCCGATGAGTTCACGCCGGAGACCGTCGCGCCTGAACTGGGGCTGAAGCTGGCGAACGAACTCGGCGATCTGCTCTTGCAGGTCTATCTGCACGCCGAGGTGGGCCGCCAGGAGGGACTTTTCACGCTGGGGGATGTGCTGGAAGAGGTGAACGCCAAGCTGATTCGGCGGCATCCGCATGTCTTTGGCGATGTCGCTGCGCCCACAGCCGAGCATGTGCTGCGCAACTGGGAAGAGATTAAGCGCCGCGAGCGCCGCGAAAACGGCGAGGATACACAGGCCGAAAGCCTGCTGCATGGAATCCCGATTCATACCCCGGCGCTGGCCTACGCCCAGGAACTCCAGAAGAAGGCGGTCAAAACCGGCTTCGAATGGCCCCAGGTGGAGGATATTCTGGCGAAGGTGACGGAAGAAGCCCGCGAAGTTGGCGAGGCGATTGAAAGCGGCGAGAGCGATCACCAGGCCGAGGAACTGGGCGATCTGTTCTTTTCGCTGGTGGGATTGGCGCGGCGGCTGCATGTTGATGCGGAAGAGACGCTGCGCGCGGCGAACAAGAAGTTCGAGCGGCGCTTTGCGGCGATGGAAGCGCGCGTTCGCGCGCAGGGCCGGGCGTTTGAGTCGCTCGCGCGGGCAGAATTGATCGCGCTCTGGCGCGAGGTGAAAGGGGCGAGCGATGCTGCTGGCGATTGATATTAGCAATACCGGCATCAAGTTTGGGTTGTATCAGGGGAAGGACATGCGGGCGCGCTGGCGCATTGCAACGGTGCGCGAGAAAACTGCCGACGAATACGCGATGCTGCTGGGGGAACTGCTGCGGCACGCGGGCTATAGCTATGGGGATATTGATGTCGTGATGGTCTCCTG encodes the following:
- a CDS encoding peptidylprolyl isomerase, coding for MNSRGLHLHHVSSSYRHTSTRWGLALALWLLALLALGGCANPTTDLVGAAQVNGQAISLDQYLRFVQINKSLCQLQNQINRTISAPIDWTNPARRDDLAAVRRQSLDELITADLTDAQATARHIAITPQAIDQLINELQQQGTLLPSNLLSSLHSSRDDLRVLARQALQQQAILRLTPTATTAEAHVAWIAVKSQATAEQVLAQLQQGASFEALAQKYSQDATRSTGGDAGAFVPGQNPPALESVIFGAPLNKVIGPVAVATPRDRLCFASSPGVEPPISAPQAPNMFYVVKVLSRDTTPIFNVSNQPNLAQDAAFRRWVRQGANIQVLIDF
- the mazG gene encoding nucleoside triphosphate pyrophosphohydrolase, which gives rise to MAAEIVILGLGPGRWEDLTLEAQAALETAASAGQIIYFRTLRHPTVEAIQARYPKLAARSFDALYEQSETWDSLYTEMARQVCTAATAAEQHHGQVIYAVPGHPLVGERSASIVRRLAAEQGIATRLVAGLSFLEPVCAALGVDPMDGLQVLDATELAGMGPERVTAAVIPTRPALVAQVYNRRLASGVKLALGELYPDDWEAQLVRAAGMPGDEAVVSLKLYELDRGDHADHLTCLYLPPLDPLTPLRAPETLRYITQRLRGPDGCPWDKKQTHHSLKRYVLEEAYEVADVLDEIGPTPLPDEFTPETVAPELGLKLANELGDLLLQVYLHAEVGRQEGLFTLGDVLEEVNAKLIRRHPHVFGDVAAPTAEHVLRNWEEIKRRERRENGEDTQAESLLHGIPIHTPALAYAQELQKKAVKTGFEWPQVEDILAKVTEEAREVGEAIESGESDHQAEELGDLFFSLVGLARRLHVDAEETLRAANKKFERRFAAMEARVRAQGRAFESLARAELIALWREVKGASDAAGD